The nucleotide sequence TTGATCAAACAAGAGTTGACAAGCGGTGTTGTTTGAAAACTTTATCGATCGTCGATGTTTGTCACCGGAGCTATTGTCGTCAGAAGAATTCAATGAAAACGTTATTCTTTGGGAACTTGTTGCTGTTTTAAATCAGCCCAGATATCGTCTAGACCCAAAGCATTTAACCACCGATCGCGATCCTTGGTGTAATCGCCTGTTCCCATATCGAATTGTTTGATAAACCGAACAGCATCTGCATATCCCAATGCTGCAATCAATGCTTCAAAGCCTTTCTGGTTCAGTTCTAGTGGGGTCATTCGAGTTCTCCTTCTGGCTGTAAAATTTTCATTAACCATTGCACGGGATTGGCAACAGTAACGTTGAGCGAGCCTTGATTAACAGATGCTTTTCGGTACAAGCGATCGTCAACCGTCAAAAAAATATCGACATTCGCAGATTCGGAGCAGCTTAAATGAAGTGCATCAAAAGGTTTGAAGCCCAGCATAACAATCTCTTTCGCTCGTTCTAGCATTGCTTCCGTGACGAGAATTCGAGTGCGTGCCATTGCCAAAGAATTCATAACCCGCCGCTGTTTAAGTAAATCGGGAGTTTTTGCGATTTCGGATTCCAAAGCTGTGCTACTCACGAGTCGCCATTGGTTAACCTGACACCGAGCCACAATTTCCAAAATTGCCTCAGCTTCTAGACGAATGCGCGGCTGTGTCCAGTCATCAAATGGGCGGTTCAGGCAACAAACATCCATATAAATCCTGTATTGCTGCTCCATATATCCATTCTAATCGATCTTTTTCCTTTTCAGAGAATGCAAGCAATAATTGTATCAATTACATAGCTGTTATCGCATACTCCCTCAATATAGGTGGTAAAGTGTAAAAAGTTCCTTGTTGTTCTATCAAGCAGCGCCGCGATAAAGATTGCAGCGCTTTTAGTAAATCTGATGCTGGAATTCTGCCATTTTCTAGTAATTTTACCAGGTTGATTGCATCGCTTTCTTTAGCCAACAAGGAGAGAACTTGTTTTTCTATTTCAGATAGGCGACTAAACTGCTCTTCTAAAATATCTTTCAAATCTTCTGGCAACAATATGGTATCATCAGGTAATAACTCAGTCACGCATACTCCCAACTCTTGAATAAAATTTGCCACGCTTTTTAACCATAACGGGTTGCCTTGGTAACGATGAATCAGTGCTTCCGATTCTTCTAAACCATATTCTCTCAGTATTTCCCGTCCCGCTGCGATATCTAAACCAGTGACTTGTAAGGTACGAATGGAAGTAGTTTGGCTTTTAACTTGAGGAATTTCTCTCGGTTGTTCCCAACCTATTAACAAAAAGCAACTTTGATGAGATAATTTTTCTATCTGTTTGAATAAAGTGCGATATTCTTCATATTCTGGTTTATATTTCCCTGCCAATTCGCCACTACTGAAAAGGTTGTGAATATCATCTAAGACTATTAAACAGCGATGCTTTTGCAAATACTTAATTAGCGGTAAGCATTTCTGGTTATTTGCAGGTGAATCTAGCTTTTCTGACTGGGAGAAAAACTGGCTCAATTTATCTTCAAATTCAGCTAGAGTGAGGGATGATTCTAGATTGCACCACATTACGTACTCAAATTCATCTTTTATTTGTTGAACGAGTTGCACTGCTAATGTTGTTTTGCCGATACCGCTGATACCCGTAAGCGCTATTAGGCGACAGCGTTGTTGTAAAATCCAGGTTGTGAGGGTGTCGAGTTCGGGAGTGCGCGAGTAAAAAGTACCCAAATCCGGCATTTCGCTTAAATCTTGATGCGATGTTTTAGTTTGTTTCGAGTTACCTGTTTCCTCATTATGTGCGTGTGAGTTTGGTATATCTGGCGGGTGTCTAGCTTCTCCACAG is from Argonema galeatum A003/A1 and encodes:
- a CDS encoding PIN domain-containing protein, with the translated sequence MEQQYRIYMDVCCLNRPFDDWTQPRIRLEAEAILEIVARCQVNQWRLVSSTALESEIAKTPDLLKQRRVMNSLAMARTRILVTEAMLERAKEIVMLGFKPFDALHLSCSESANVDIFLTVDDRLYRKASVNQGSLNVTVANPVQWLMKILQPEGELE
- a CDS encoding NB-ARC domain-containing protein; translation: MNLKEMLKFADEIVFAKTGQHLDDLQEAVLRGTLQRETYKEIAKDFDCSESRVREVGSELWRILSEQLGEEVSKSNFRSAIKRYQVSNSSNFAQDVVAIGNFNLCGEARHPPDIPNSHAHNEETGNSKQTKTSHQDLSEMPDLGTFYSRTPELDTLTTWILQQRCRLIALTGISGIGKTTLAVQLVQQIKDEFEYVMWCNLESSLTLAEFEDKLSQFFSQSEKLDSPANNQKCLPLIKYLQKHRCLIVLDDIHNLFSSGELAGKYKPEYEEYRTLFKQIEKLSHQSCFLLIGWEQPREIPQVKSQTTSIRTLQVTGLDIAAGREILREYGLEESEALIHRYQGNPLWLKSVANFIQELGVCVTELLPDDTILLPEDLKDILEEQFSRLSEIEKQVLSLLAKESDAINLVKLLENGRIPASDLLKALQSLSRRCLIEQQGTFYTLPPILREYAITAM